The genomic interval AGATTTTCCTGGGTAAACACCTCTTCGGTCGGACCGGCCGCCACGACTCGCATATTCAGAAGAATCACCCAGTCAAAATACTGCGCGACGGTCGCCAAATCGTGATGGACGACCAGAGTCGTCTTCCCCCGATGCTTCAGATCTTTTAATAGCGTAACGATTGCTCGTTCGGTCGCCGCATCGACTGCCGCAAAGGGCTCATCCATAAAATAAACTGTGGCGTCCTGGGCCAAAGCCCGAGCGAGGAAGACTCGCTGCTGCTGCCCACCCGACAACTGACTGATCTGACGGTCCGCCAAATGACCGATCCCGACTCGATCCAACGCCTCACGGGCGATGTCTTTGTGCTTCTTTCTGACGGGCCGAAACCAACCGATCCGCCGATAGAGTCCCATCGCCACCACATCGACCGCACTGACCGGAAAATCCCAGTCCACGCTTTCACGCTGCGGAACATAGCCGACAAGAGACCGCTGCTTGCCATAAGGCTTCCCGTAGACCTTCACCTCCCCCGACGCCACCGGAATCAAATCCAAACAGGCCTTAATCAGCGTGCTCTTCCCCGCGCCATTGGGCCCCACGATTCCGACCAACTTTCCTTCTGGGATGTCGAGATCAATGTCCCACAAAACTGGCTTACGGTGATAGGCTACCGTCAAATCATGAATGGAAAGCGGCGCCTCCGGAGAATGATCTTCACCGCGGGAATAGGAATCCTGCGGCGGAGCCATTTTTTGAAAAAATTTCGACATGAGAAAATTCGTAAACTCGGTTACTGAACAGATTTGAATTGGAGGAAAACGGCTTCAGCTTCGCTCAAAATAGAAGAGTGCGATAAAAAGAGACAACCGCACTTCTAGTGCCAGAGTTTCGGCTCAACGGGAGTTTGAGAGTTTACCATTCATCCCTCCCTGAGGAGCCTCTCCTCCAAGAGCTCTGCTGATAGTG from Puniceicoccus vermicola carries:
- a CDS encoding metal ABC transporter ATP-binding protein produces the protein MAPPQDSYSRGEDHSPEAPLSIHDLTVAYHRKPVLWDIDLDIPEGKLVGIVGPNGAGKSTLIKACLDLIPVASGEVKVYGKPYGKQRSLVGYVPQRESVDWDFPVSAVDVVAMGLYRRIGWFRPVRKKHKDIAREALDRVGIGHLADRQISQLSGGQQQRVFLARALAQDATVYFMDEPFAAVDAATERAIVTLLKDLKHRGKTTLVVHHDLATVAQYFDWVILLNMRVVAAGPTEEVFTQENLRKAYGGKLSLLAEAGHALSQADRS